Proteins from a single region of Corynebacterium casei LMG S-19264:
- a CDS encoding FecCD family ABC transporter permease, whose amino-acid sequence MTSIEAVETPIAPSAPGTPDVVPKRTLYRRRSLGLLLILAALVITGLLSIAVGANPLPFDSVWHGLTARDDSEASIIIWSLRVPRTVVGLLVGAAFGVAGALIQAMTRNPLADPGILGVNAGAGFAVTVGVGVFGLSSVTGYIWFAFIGAAVATVLVYLIGASGGTANPVTLVLAGVALAAVLGGVTTFLTLIDPNTFESIRNWGLGSIARTDLADTMKVLPFIVVGLIIALALSNSLNSIALGDDLAASLGTRVGRSRVFGIIAVTLLAGGGTALTGGIGFVGLMIPHVVRWFVGPDQRWIIAYSALSAPVLVLAADVLGRIIARPGEIEVGVVTAIVGAPVLIALVRRSKASGL is encoded by the coding sequence ATGACTTCTATAGAAGCAGTGGAAACTCCAATTGCCCCAAGCGCGCCGGGGACTCCTGACGTAGTGCCGAAGCGCACGTTGTACCGTCGACGCTCCTTAGGTCTGTTGCTCATTCTTGCTGCGCTGGTAATTACGGGGCTACTCAGCATTGCGGTTGGCGCTAACCCCTTGCCTTTTGATTCTGTGTGGCACGGCCTGACCGCTCGTGATGACAGTGAAGCCTCCATTATTATTTGGTCACTTCGTGTGCCGCGCACCGTTGTTGGTCTCTTAGTTGGTGCCGCCTTTGGTGTTGCTGGTGCCTTGATTCAGGCCATGACACGTAACCCTCTGGCTGACCCCGGCATCCTTGGTGTGAACGCCGGTGCTGGTTTCGCAGTGACCGTCGGCGTTGGTGTCTTTGGCCTGTCCAGCGTCACCGGATACATCTGGTTCGCATTCATTGGTGCCGCTGTTGCCACCGTGCTGGTTTATCTCATCGGTGCATCTGGCGGTACTGCCAACCCAGTGACTTTAGTGCTCGCCGGTGTTGCGTTGGCCGCAGTTTTGGGTGGCGTGACCACCTTCTTGACCCTGATTGACCCAAATACTTTTGAAAGCATCCGCAACTGGGGCTTGGGGTCCATTGCACGCACGGATTTGGCAGACACCATGAAGGTGCTGCCCTTTATCGTGGTGGGTCTGATTATTGCCCTGGCGCTGTCCAACTCGTTGAACTCCATTGCCTTAGGCGATGACCTCGCCGCCTCCCTGGGAACGCGGGTGGGCCGCTCGCGCGTCTTCGGCATTATCGCCGTGACCTTGCTGGCCGGCGGCGGCACCGCCCTGACCGGTGGCATTGGCTTTGTCGGTTTGATGATCCCGCACGTGGTCAGGTGGTTTGTCGGCCCCGACCAGCGCTGGATTATTGCATATTCTGCGTTGTCTGCACCCGTGCTGGTTCTCGCCGCCGATGTTCTGGGCCGCATTATTGCCCGCCCGGGCGAGATTGAAGTCGGCGTGGTCACCGCGATCGTGGGTGCGCCAGTGCTGATTGCCCTGGTACGTCGAAGCAAAGCGAGTGGTCTGTGA
- a CDS encoding AraC family transcriptional regulator, translating to MTASLSLAESRLNGSASTNTLPTIQPIQVRDRVHPEAHMLFWQYRGAATIIASGKPIGLCAKQALWLPAGVHHDIEVDADSVLLRIFFGAKHLAIAPEMASPHIFHVDQELAGNLMGLVQSGDSLLQSSRGLDQYVLDQLSMQLRTLPWPESPAAKEIAQMLNDDPGDPRTLHQLAASVHASPRTIERAFLTETDETFQEWRMQSRIARAKQLIADGLAIDAVALRVGYSTASAFGRAFKKRTGLSPSGYFNEHVENYSRN from the coding sequence ATGACTGCGAGCTTAAGTCTGGCCGAGTCTCGGCTTAACGGCTCTGCCAGCACAAATACCTTGCCAACCATTCAGCCGATTCAGGTGCGTGACCGCGTACACCCCGAAGCCCACATGTTGTTTTGGCAGTACCGTGGCGCGGCTACCATCATTGCCAGTGGAAAGCCCATTGGGCTGTGCGCGAAGCAGGCATTGTGGCTGCCCGCCGGGGTTCATCATGATATTGAGGTGGACGCAGATTCGGTGTTATTGCGAATTTTCTTTGGCGCTAAACATCTAGCCATCGCACCCGAGATGGCTTCGCCGCACATATTTCATGTGGATCAGGAGCTCGCCGGCAATCTCATGGGCTTGGTTCAAAGTGGCGATTCTTTACTTCAATCAAGCCGCGGGCTGGACCAATATGTTCTGGATCAGCTCAGCATGCAGCTTCGCACCTTGCCGTGGCCAGAGAGTCCTGCGGCCAAAGAGATTGCACAGATGCTTAACGATGACCCCGGTGACCCCCGCACTCTTCACCAACTAGCTGCGTCGGTACATGCTTCCCCGCGAACAATTGAGCGCGCATTCCTCACGGAGACCGATGAGACTTTCCAGGAATGGCGCATGCAGTCGCGCATAGCTAGGGCGAAGCAGCTTATCGCCGATGGTCTTGCCATCGACGCGGTTGCGCTACGCGTGGGCTATTCCACCGCGAGTGCCTTTGGCCGGGCGTTTAAGAAACGCACCGGCCTGTCCCCCAGCGGCTATTTCAACGAGCACGTTGAGAATTATTCGCGAAACTAA
- a CDS encoding phytoene desaturase family protein, whose product MNSQPRAVVVGAGPNGLTAAARLLVEGWDVDIYESAPAPGGAARSTASLFNGEIVDLGAAGHPFGVASLAFQKLNLKEHGLKWKNAPYEMAHPLDGKEAAFLSRSVERTAADLGFDGKAWTRLHGHVVQDIDKHLDNLLGSMLRIPKHPVHMLRFGPPALASAALLGKTLFKTEQARALLASSAVHAITSPARPLTGAFGILFGALGMSRGWPVAEGGSQAIVDALVSVIYSKGGRIHTGVEISDLRELPAADAIILNLTPRQILQLKGTDLALKARERLEKWKYGSAVYKVDFLLNEPVPWKDSRVGTAATVHVGGTVDEISFVEREVAAGRMPDRPFVMVCQQYAADPTRGLTLWSYAHVPHGYVESYPGEIRELITQQIERFAPGFRETVVDATRTSPCELEAWNANLVGGDIAGGSMAGLQSVMRPGVSLNPYRLGPGLFMASGATPPGAGVHGMPGWWAAESVLKTWH is encoded by the coding sequence ATGAACAGCCAGCCACGCGCAGTTGTTGTCGGTGCAGGCCCTAATGGGCTTACTGCCGCAGCGCGGCTGCTTGTTGAAGGCTGGGACGTTGATATTTATGAATCTGCGCCGGCACCTGGGGGCGCGGCACGCTCAACGGCATCGCTCTTTAATGGGGAAATCGTGGACCTGGGCGCTGCGGGCCATCCATTTGGTGTTGCTAGTCTGGCATTTCAGAAACTCAATCTTAAAGAACATGGCCTGAAGTGGAAGAATGCCCCATATGAGATGGCACATCCGCTTGATGGAAAAGAAGCGGCCTTTTTATCGCGCTCTGTTGAACGGACGGCTGCAGACCTGGGCTTTGATGGAAAAGCATGGACCAGGCTGCATGGTCATGTCGTGCAGGATATCGATAAGCATCTGGACAACCTGCTGGGCTCGATGCTGCGAATCCCCAAGCATCCAGTTCACATGCTGCGATTCGGTCCACCGGCGTTGGCTTCAGCAGCGCTATTAGGAAAGACGCTCTTTAAGACGGAACAAGCTCGTGCGCTCCTGGCGAGCAGCGCGGTTCATGCAATTACCTCACCAGCCAGGCCATTGACCGGAGCTTTCGGAATTCTCTTTGGTGCGCTGGGGATGAGCAGGGGATGGCCAGTTGCAGAAGGCGGTTCTCAGGCAATCGTGGATGCGTTAGTTTCTGTCATTTATAGCAAAGGCGGCCGAATCCACACCGGCGTTGAAATCAGTGACCTCCGGGAGCTTCCAGCTGCCGATGCCATCATCTTGAACCTCACCCCGCGGCAGATTTTGCAGTTGAAAGGAACCGACCTTGCTTTGAAAGCGCGCGAGCGCTTGGAGAAGTGGAAATACGGTTCGGCGGTATACAAGGTGGACTTCTTACTCAACGAGCCTGTGCCGTGGAAAGACTCGCGGGTGGGTACAGCAGCAACCGTGCACGTGGGAGGAACTGTTGATGAAATTAGTTTTGTTGAACGTGAAGTCGCAGCTGGCCGAATGCCGGATCGCCCATTCGTTATGGTCTGCCAACAGTATGCCGCGGATCCGACACGAGGACTGACGCTGTGGAGCTATGCGCACGTTCCGCACGGCTATGTTGAGAGTTATCCTGGTGAAATTCGTGAACTTATCACACAACAGATCGAACGTTTCGCGCCGGGCTTTCGTGAGACAGTTGTAGACGCCACACGCACATCACCGTGCGAATTAGAAGCTTGGAATGCCAATCTTGTTGGTGGTGATATTGCCGGAGGTTCTATGGCGGGCCTCCAATCTGTCATGCGGCCGGGCGTTTCCCTTAATCCTTATCGCCTCGGGCCGGGACTATTTATGGCCTCCGGTGCTACACCACCCGGAGCCGGTGTTCACGGGATGCCGGGGTGGTGGGCAGCAGAATCAGTGCTCAAAACCTGGCATTAG
- a CDS encoding glycerate kinase family protein: MLYAPERILVAPSGFKESLSAIEVADAIAAGIRRVLPGSRVDTFPVPDGGEGTVDILAQRQGAVTHTETVMGPVGKKVQATWVEFPESGVGVMEMASCAGLALVPSDMRDPGATTTYGVGELINIIIAHGCSKIVVGCGDSGTSDGGAGALEALGVVALNKKAEKVKRGGSNLVHAKSLDTSGMNPRLRDVTITMACNRHNVLTGKRGVARVFGPQKGATKAQVKELAEGLSRWADLLVDTFKPVADLHNGPGSGASGGLGAGLMALGAVAGERFDVLLEQLPAERNLDELICVADLVITAEGAIDFQTPRGKVPAEIARRCQKTGVPLMGLAGSLGEGAPTVHDVGIGAVQSIMTIPMDLEDAVRDGRDLLVDASERAMRLLQLGCTVAGRQETKLRALYTRTIAPVASP, encoded by the coding sequence ATGTTGTACGCACCTGAACGTATCCTCGTTGCACCTTCCGGATTCAAGGAATCCCTCTCAGCGATTGAAGTCGCTGATGCGATTGCCGCCGGCATCCGCCGTGTTCTTCCTGGCTCCCGCGTAGACACTTTCCCCGTCCCCGATGGTGGTGAGGGCACCGTGGACATCCTCGCGCAGCGCCAGGGCGCAGTGACCCATACTGAAACCGTGATGGGACCAGTGGGCAAGAAGGTCCAAGCCACCTGGGTTGAGTTCCCGGAGTCTGGCGTGGGTGTCATGGAAATGGCATCCTGCGCGGGTCTGGCCTTGGTGCCCAGCGATATGCGCGACCCAGGTGCCACCACCACGTATGGCGTTGGTGAGCTCATCAACATCATAATTGCGCATGGTTGCTCAAAGATTGTAGTTGGCTGTGGTGATTCCGGCACTTCTGATGGCGGTGCGGGCGCACTGGAAGCACTCGGTGTTGTGGCCTTGAATAAGAAGGCCGAGAAAGTAAAACGTGGTGGTTCCAACCTGGTTCACGCCAAGAGCTTGGACACCTCGGGGATGAACCCACGGCTGCGTGATGTCACCATCACCATGGCGTGTAACCGCCACAATGTGTTGACCGGTAAGCGCGGTGTTGCGCGCGTCTTCGGCCCGCAAAAGGGCGCTACGAAGGCACAGGTCAAAGAGCTAGCCGAGGGTTTGAGCCGTTGGGCAGATTTGCTTGTCGATACCTTCAAACCCGTCGCCGACCTTCACAATGGACCTGGCTCGGGTGCTTCTGGTGGACTTGGTGCAGGTTTGATGGCCTTGGGCGCTGTCGCGGGTGAACGCTTCGATGTTTTGCTGGAACAACTTCCAGCGGAGCGCAACCTGGATGAACTCATCTGCGTCGCTGACCTAGTGATCACGGCAGAGGGCGCGATTGACTTCCAAACCCCACGCGGCAAGGTCCCCGCAGAAATCGCACGCCGATGCCAAAAGACTGGCGTGCCACTGATGGGACTTGCCGGCTCTTTGGGCGAAGGCGCACCAACCGTTCACGATGTCGGCATTGGCGCAGTGCAATCCATCATGACCATCCCTATGGACTTAGAAGATGCCGTGCGCGATGGCCGGGACTTGCTGGTCGATGCCTCCGAGCGCGCCATGCGCCTTCTGCAATTAGGCTGCACAGTCGCAGGACGTCAAGAGACTAAGCTCCGTGCCCTGTACACGAGGACGATTGCACCAGTAGCGTCGCCTTAA
- a CDS encoding SLC13 family permease encodes MQTVISSSPPAPRLLPKVGRQFARPHLGSWKTAVGIAVVAGVWVLTSALSPEAQATLTVFAAAIWLWVFGTLNDTYVALGAASALVLANALSAEEFFAALGDDTTWLLIGAFILSAAVTQSGLALRATAWLTRRVSTPHGLVHLLALAITATAFAVPATSGRAALILPVLIALRGVLPTPQQWLVKVLALVLPTVVLFTAAASLIGAGAHLITVQILGTNDLPEISFTRWIVLGLPYALVMAHVSAEVVLRMFSTSAQRAEKVQLTTADFGDSVIGPLSSDQQRSIAILGAAVALWFSESLHGIDPALVAVLAALLICSPQMGTVDFKETIRQVPWNLLLFMAATIAMSGALLSSGAADVLATAILGSANPMVFVALVIIVSSAAHLVIQSRSARSAVLIPLVVATAPAVGVNPVAVAFISTVAAGFCHTLPSSAKPLAIFSGHEPAPFANRELMRMAAVLFPIHLLVMALFAWLIWPALGLNLYL; translated from the coding sequence ATGCAGACCGTAATAAGCAGTAGCCCTCCTGCGCCGCGGCTTTTGCCAAAGGTTGGACGGCAGTTCGCCCGTCCACACTTAGGCTCATGGAAGACGGCCGTCGGTATCGCCGTAGTCGCCGGGGTGTGGGTATTGACCAGCGCATTAAGTCCGGAGGCGCAGGCCACACTGACTGTGTTTGCCGCCGCGATTTGGCTGTGGGTATTTGGCACGTTGAATGATACTTACGTGGCACTGGGCGCAGCTAGTGCCCTGGTGTTGGCTAATGCGTTGAGCGCAGAGGAGTTCTTCGCAGCGCTTGGCGATGACACTACGTGGCTTCTCATTGGCGCCTTCATTCTCTCCGCCGCGGTGACACAGTCCGGGCTGGCACTGCGGGCAACGGCGTGGTTAACGCGCCGAGTCAGCACACCGCATGGGCTGGTACATTTGCTGGCCTTGGCTATTACAGCCACCGCCTTCGCGGTACCTGCCACCAGTGGGCGTGCAGCGCTCATCCTCCCAGTACTCATTGCGCTGCGCGGCGTGCTGCCGACACCGCAGCAGTGGCTGGTGAAAGTGCTGGCCTTGGTATTGCCAACCGTTGTGTTGTTTACCGCGGCAGCATCGCTGATTGGTGCTGGCGCGCACCTCATTACGGTGCAGATTCTGGGCACCAATGACTTACCGGAGATTTCCTTTACCCGCTGGATTGTGCTGGGCCTGCCCTATGCACTGGTCATGGCGCATGTCTCCGCAGAAGTGGTGCTGCGGATGTTTTCCACCTCCGCGCAGCGCGCCGAGAAAGTACAGCTCACCACTGCTGACTTTGGCGACTCGGTTATCGGGCCCTTGTCTTCTGATCAGCAACGCTCAATAGCCATTCTGGGCGCGGCAGTGGCGCTGTGGTTTAGCGAATCCTTGCACGGCATTGACCCAGCACTAGTGGCGGTCTTGGCGGCGTTGCTGATTTGCTCGCCACAGATGGGCACCGTGGATTTCAAAGAAACCATCCGCCAGGTTCCGTGGAACTTGCTGCTGTTTATGGCAGCAACCATCGCCATGAGCGGGGCACTACTGTCTTCCGGCGCAGCGGATGTCCTTGCTACCGCAATCCTGGGTTCAGCAAACCCGATGGTGTTCGTAGCATTGGTCATCATTGTTTCTTCCGCAGCGCACCTGGTTATCCAGTCGCGTTCCGCGCGCTCAGCGGTGCTGATTCCACTGGTGGTGGCCACAGCACCCGCGGTGGGTGTTAACCCAGTGGCGGTGGCTTTTATCTCCACCGTGGCAGCGGGCTTTTGCCACACTTTGCCGTCCTCGGCAAAGCCACTGGCCATTTTCTCCGGCCACGAGCCCGCTCCATTTGCTAACCGCGAACTCATGCGCATGGCAGCGGTTCTCTTTCCCATTCACCTTCTAGTCATGGCGCTATTTGCCTGGCTGATATGGCCAGCTCTTGGCCTCAACCTCTACCTATAA
- a CDS encoding HAMP domain-containing protein, translating into MPDMARHSSRSRLLFWLLGLVAISLLAIVLTTRTVLLGAVPEKANEDVIQELEEFRSLAQVGVDPETSQPFASNTRLLQVFLSRQIPTRDEALVGIVDGRLVGLPGPAGRSLAEGDPLIQHATESPMPAGVYVPDDGDPIHWGTVTVDGGEGSQEVKLMVARFTDSDYREIAELMRVVALVAAGVLVLAAFLAWLITGRLLAPIRKVSHQAAEDSRSGSATRLGFDGTDEITELARAYNDAWVREYEVRGINQSVTQAAAREIREGINQPEKLRATCESLMALSRLAPGTRGIATEQADLGVIARDFDAQAFDASGTAQVDRTALADALRAIAGMLAPHAQQPLRAGAHVNGDTARLWITAADFVADDEQAAAMISWPVSSTYAAVVRTVADSHGGRALVTADASSGTTVLLELPAGGEHHDESSKKSNSRDADRNKQ; encoded by the coding sequence ATGCCTGACATGGCTCGTCATTCCTCGCGTTCACGGCTGTTGTTCTGGTTGTTAGGTCTAGTTGCAATTTCGCTTTTGGCTATCGTGCTCACCACGCGGACGGTGCTGCTGGGCGCTGTGCCGGAGAAAGCCAATGAAGATGTGATCCAGGAGCTAGAAGAGTTTCGGTCCCTGGCACAAGTCGGAGTGGATCCGGAGACTTCGCAACCTTTTGCCTCAAACACTCGGTTGTTACAGGTGTTCTTGTCCCGGCAGATTCCAACCCGTGATGAAGCATTGGTGGGAATTGTTGATGGAAGGCTTGTTGGACTTCCAGGTCCTGCTGGCCGCAGCTTGGCGGAGGGAGATCCGCTCATTCAACATGCCACCGAATCACCCATGCCGGCGGGAGTATACGTACCCGATGACGGCGATCCGATTCATTGGGGGACCGTCACCGTCGATGGCGGCGAGGGTTCGCAAGAGGTCAAGCTGATGGTGGCCCGGTTTACGGACTCGGATTACCGCGAGATTGCTGAACTCATGCGGGTGGTCGCTTTGGTCGCGGCCGGGGTTCTGGTGCTAGCGGCGTTTCTCGCGTGGCTGATCACTGGACGTTTGCTCGCACCCATCCGGAAGGTTTCGCACCAGGCGGCCGAAGATAGTCGTAGTGGTTCAGCCACCCGGCTGGGCTTTGATGGTACGGATGAAATCACGGAGTTAGCCAGGGCATACAACGACGCTTGGGTGCGTGAATATGAAGTTCGTGGAATCAACCAGTCGGTCACGCAGGCTGCGGCGCGTGAGATCCGCGAGGGTATTAATCAACCGGAGAAGCTGCGTGCGACGTGTGAATCATTAATGGCACTTTCGCGGCTTGCCCCGGGCACGCGCGGTATTGCTACTGAGCAGGCTGACTTGGGCGTGATTGCGCGTGATTTTGATGCGCAGGCATTCGATGCATCCGGTACGGCACAGGTGGATCGCACAGCGCTTGCCGATGCCCTACGTGCCATCGCCGGGATGTTGGCGCCGCATGCACAACAGCCATTGCGTGCTGGTGCGCACGTCAATGGTGATACTGCCCGGCTGTGGATTACCGCCGCGGACTTTGTCGCCGATGATGAGCAGGCTGCCGCGATGATCTCATGGCCCGTCAGCTCCACCTATGCAGCCGTTGTGCGCACCGTGGCAGATTCCCACGGCGGACGCGCGCTGGTGACTGCCGATGCCTCATCTGGCACCACGGTGCTCCTCGAACTTCCCGCGGGAGGTGAACATCATGACGAAAGCAGCAAGAAATCAAATAGCAGGGATGCAGACCGTAATAAGCAGTAG
- a CDS encoding TetR/AcrR family transcriptional regulator: MTSPRAEATKTAIEDAALDLALERGYEQVTVDMICEQVGVTQRTFFNHFPTKDDALLGRDLPEVDERAAREFIVSNGSLLLDAVSLITMPTEGRTHHRASDRWKVIAATPSLLTKQMERLEALEGELNEIITLRLRSQYPQRSKEELDDEVAMTTHMLNGVFRWIGTRAEIDGHTPEAFAAIADQARGTLRDVVQHSASSDE, encoded by the coding sequence ATGACCAGTCCACGCGCGGAAGCAACCAAGACTGCTATTGAAGACGCTGCTTTGGATCTGGCGCTAGAACGCGGTTATGAACAGGTCACCGTCGATATGATCTGCGAACAAGTCGGTGTCACCCAACGAACCTTCTTTAACCATTTCCCCACGAAAGATGATGCGCTTTTAGGCCGTGACCTCCCCGAAGTGGATGAGCGGGCCGCGCGCGAGTTTATAGTCTCAAATGGCTCTCTGCTGCTTGACGCCGTTTCACTGATAACAATGCCCACGGAGGGACGCACACATCATCGCGCCTCTGACCGCTGGAAGGTCATTGCTGCGACTCCATCGCTGCTGACCAAACAAATGGAAAGACTGGAAGCTTTGGAAGGTGAGCTCAACGAAATTATCACCTTGCGCCTGCGCTCCCAGTATCCGCAGCGCTCAAAAGAAGAACTTGATGATGAAGTCGCAATGACAACCCACATGCTCAACGGAGTATTCCGCTGGATTGGCACCCGCGCCGAAATTGATGGCCACACGCCTGAGGCTTTCGCCGCCATTGCTGACCAAGCGCGCGGGACTTTGCGTGATGTGGTGCAGCATTCTGCCAGTTCAGACGAGTAG